The nucleotide window CTGGAAGAACATAATTTGACATTAGTCTTGTCTTCCTTTTATTCAGCCATCAGCGAAGAGAGAATGGAGTCAATTTGCTGCAAGGTAGGTTGAGTGTGGAATTAGGGGAAATTTCTTCACATGAAGAGATTTCAGGCCCTGTACATGACTGCCCAGGACAGTTGAATAGTCACCATTTGTGAATGAATTTAGAAGCCCTGAAGATTTGGACTTTGGGAAGTTTCATGGTGGCCTTAGAAGTGATGGAggaacagttggacttgatgccATTTTACATGTAAGTCTTCTACACATGGAACATTTCTGAGATTGGTGGCATTCACAGATTAGTTTTGCAGTTGGACTGAATGTGAAGAGTCTGTTCCAACTGAAGGGATTCCATGGGTGTTGGGGGCAGCTGAGCAAGGGAGGAGAGGATagatgggagcagcagcaggtgaggggTGAGCCAGGCCTTGGTGGTCTTGAGCTGTGGCAAGTGCCGATGGGTGAGGCCACTTGGAGGATTTCCCTTGAGGAAATGGTGCTTGGCTGAGCTGTgtgtctgctctgtgccagtgaCTCAGCCTGGGCATGAGgggagagctgtggctgctgttgaAGTCAACCCTTTTGTGAAGCCTTTGGTGCTCCTTCCCATTCTCGACTCCCGGAGCACCTGAAGAAGCCCAGGTTGCCTGAGGGTGCAGTGAGTGGCCAGAGAGTGGCTGAGAGGCTGGCCCAGAGGCTGGGGATCAGTGGCATGAAGTTCAGATGGAGTCAAATCTCAAGGGAAGCATGTCGAGAGCTGCATCCATGAGGCCAACCCTGTTCAAGATCCTCAGCAACGATGGGGGCTGTGGACCGTGAAAGAAGGTGAGTAGACGACCAGCAAGATCCTGAAAGGGTGGAGAAGGTTTCCTAGAGGagagctgagagagctgggattccCAGGGGCCAAGGATGGATGGGGGTGTCATGAGTGTGTATGAATCCCTGATGGCAAAGAATGAATCCAGGGAGCCCGGTTGTTCTCAGCAGTGAAGGAGAAAGAGGTTTGCAAATGAAACTGGATGCAATTCAATGGGCAAAGAAGGCAAGAAGTTTTCGTTGTGAGAGTGGTCAGAAAGTGTAAGAGGTGATGGGATCTCCCATCAACATCTCTGATGTCCTGGGAGATCCAAAACTGAGCTGTCCATTGTGCTGGAAATCCGGCTCTTGCTGACTCTGCTTGATCAGTGGGGTGGAAGCACTTGCAATCCAGAGCTTGTGCCCAAGTGAAtgatgttatttctttttttgtggtggAGATTCCAGTGTCTTGCTGGGAAGAGATTTTGTCAAGTGTGTGCTGGCATGGCGTGAGACTTCCAGTTTTATGCTCAGGAGGGGATTGGGCCAAATGCTTTGATGTATCAGGGAATGGGCTTGTGTCGTGTTTTAGAAGGTGGCCCCTGCTCAGTCCCTGCTTCCCATAACAGACTTGGTGGTTCCTGGTGGTGACCGATTTGCTAAGAAAGGTTTTGTTCCCCTTTTCCATCCACCCCAATGGCCAGTTCATTGCACAAAATGTGCCGGAAGAGGGTGGGAGAGTAttggaattaaaaacaaagagagtCATCTGAGGCTTTGATGCAAGAGAACTTTATTGAAGCAAAAGATTGAAAAGACCAAAGGAACAAGTGGAAGGGATTGTGTAAGGTGCAAGTTGGGCAACCATTAGGTGAGGTGCTTTGCTTGCAGGAGCTGTTGCCGGAGGATCAAATATGCTCTGTGAGGGCTGGTGCTGAGGGCCCTTAGCAGATGTAGCCATAGCCCCTTCTGCCATAGCAGCCCAGGCCTCCCAGGCCGTAGCCAAGGCCAAAGCCAAATCCACCAGAgatgggctgtccctgggcactgagttcagtgcccagagcagccgaGGAGGTGGATCCGACGGCGgtgttctgggggaaggaggtcatgatgggtcctggcagggtgaccagcacaggggaagggttGATGATGACGCTGGAGTTCTGGcattgcagggcacagggctcgttgcagctgttggccagcggGGTGGGTCCGCAGGGTTGGCAGAGGTTGTTGCAGGCCATGGCTGTGATGTGAAGGTTGCCTGGAAGAGAggggggtgacacagggcagAGACATGGTGAAGCAAGGGGCAAAATGTCAGAAGGGGAAGGGAGCATGGAGGCTGTTGTGGGGTTGTGGGGAGATGTGagggctgctgaggctggggctgagcgtGCTGGAAGAGAGGGTGCAGGgttgcaggaggaggagggttaGGGGCTTGAGGCTCACCTGGTTGTCTGCTGGAGGAGAAAGCGTGAGGAGAAGTGTGTGAGGGAGAGAGGCTCTTGGCCGGCTTTTATGCTGGTTCTGGAGGGGCGGGACAGTCTTGTCCCATGGCCTTGGGGCATTTTGCCGGGAGCTTCTCTCTGCTGACCCCGCTTGGTGAGTCACGAGGTGGAGATTGTTTTCCTTCCCACAACTCTGCAGTGTCATGACCCTCTTTTGAGACCATGTCCATCTGACCTGGACAGCAGCTTTTAAGTGATAGTTGGTATTTGGGAGCATTAGCAAGGAAGATGTGTGTcagagaaaccagaataaacaagaaaagtctaggAGAAATACTGTTGTCATCAGTGAGGTTATTTTGTGGCACTTGAGTGATTCAATTTGTGGGTATTCTGTGAAGAGCGGCCCCATGCCACCACAGCCATGTCAGGCTGCTGTGGCctttgcagctgtgctgtgcatgAGGAGCTGCCCCTTCCATCGTGGTCATTCCTCCTTTCAAGTCTGAGTGTTTGAAACCAAAGGCTGGTATTGATGGTGTGTGTCAAAGGGGACTGAAGAGATGACTGATACTTTGTAGAGCTGGGGTGTCATCTGTGAGGTCACCCATTGGAGCTcatggttttgggtttgtggttGTGTTGTAAAGAGGGGTCTGAAACTATCGCAGGTGTGTCAGGCTGATCTGGGCTTTGTCTCTGTTTAGCTGTGAGCACCTGGACTCTTCCATTCCATTCACCCCTTCCTCTCCCTACCTCCATCTCTCCAAGCCTGTCTACATGCCTGCCTTCTCATGTGGGTGATGGCAaagtgatttctgtgatttagGGAGGCCTCCCATGCTCACCACAGTTTTGTGTTGGTTCATCCATAGCGCTCATTTTACCTGGGCCCAGGAAGGTCACTGTGGGGTCACAGAGCTGGGCTATATGCATGGAAAGGGAATGTGGTGAAGGATAAGGAGAACAAGACACATGAGGGGCAGGTGAAGGAACTGTGGGTGTTTAGTTTGAGGGGCTGAGCTCAGCGGTTGTTATTCAGTTGCGCAGAGTCCAGAAGGAGTAAGGTCTCAAGGGAAGGAATTCAAGAGTTGTATCCATGAGGCCAGCCCTGTTCAACCTCCTCAAAAAGGACGTGGGCTGTGGGAGGGTTGTCCCCTCAGCAAGTTGGCAGCCCATGGAGTGGCTGAGGCATCACTTGGTTGTGCCACCAGTCAGAGGGAACTGGAGACTGAGGGTTGAAGGCATCTCCTGAAGTTCCACAGgggaaaatgtgaaattatgCCTCTGGGCAGGGTGGTAATGGGCCCCAGGTCATGCCGGGGGCTGAGAGGCTGGGTAGGAGCCTTGGAGAGCAGGATGCTGTGGTGCTGGTGGAGAACAAAGGGACCACAAGGTCTCAATCAAGCCTCACTTAAAAGGGTGTCACCAGTGTTCAAGATAGGTTTCATAAAATTGTTGGAGGAAGTCCATAGGCTCAGTGAAGTGAGTCCAGTTCAGGGCCAGAGAGATTCTCAAGGGGCTGGAGGATGTTTCGTagaggagaggctgagaaagCTGTGACTCTCAGGAGACAAGGATGGATGAGGGTGCTATCAGAGTGTGCAAATTCCTGCTGGCAGGGAATGAAGTGAAGGAGCCTGGCTGTTCTCAGCAGTGCACGTGTCAAGGACAGATGCACAAGGgcaaagggaaaagagatgGAAATCTTTGGTCAAATAAGGGAAGCATTTTTCGAAGCGAGGGTGATCTGCGACTGGAAGAGGTGGTGGAGTGTCTGTGCTGGGTGATCCAAATCTGAGCTGCCCATGGTGCTGGAAATCGGGCTCTTGCTgactctgcttgagcagggcAGTTGAAGCACTTCCGCTCCAGAGTTTGTGCCTAAGTGGATGTGATATAGTTTCCCCTCTTTGCTGGAAAGGCTTGTgattcctgctgggaagagACTTTGTCAGGTGTGTGCTGGCATGGAGAGACTTAACCAGAAGCATTGATGAGCTGGAAAGCATTGATGTTTCAGTGCCTTTGGTGTAGAAAGCGATGGCTTTGGGTCCTGTTTTGGAAGGTCCTCCCTCAACCAATTTTCCCCTACCATTCTTGGTTGTTGCTGGTGTGgacatatttcttaaaaaatgcaTTGAGCCATTTTCCATCAAAGCCAAAAGCCTGTTTATTTCTGGCGCTGTGCTGGGTAAGCACGTGAGGCAGAATTCAAAAAGAAGAGGAGGCGTGTAAGGCTTTGATGCACACAGAAGTTTATTGAGGCAAAAGAATGATGAGGGAGGATGAAGAAACTGAGAAGAGCTGGTCTGATGTGCAAAGCTGGCTACCACCAGCCGAGGTGCTTTGCTTGCCGGAGCTGTTGCCAGAGGCCAGAGCTGGTGGTGTCAGGGCTGGTGCCGAAGGCCCTTAGCAGATGTAGCCGCCCCTTCTGCCATAGCAGCCCAGGCCTCCCAGGCCGTAGCCAAGGCCAAAGCCAAATCCACCAGAGacgggctgtccctgggcactgagctcactgcccagagcagccgaGGAGGTGGATCCGACGGCGgtgttctgggggaaggaggtcatgatgggtcctggcagggtgaccagcacaggggaagggttGATGATGACGCTGGAGTTCTGGcattgcagggcacagggctcattgcagctgttggccagcggggtgggtccgcagggctggcagaggttGTTGCAGGCCATGGCTGTGATGTGGATGGTGCCTGGAAGAGAAGGGATGAGACAGGGCAGAGTTGTGGGGGTGTGAGGGGCAGTGATGCAGGAGGGTGATGGAGTGTGGAGGCTgttgtggggctgtggggaggtgTGAGGGCTGcggaggctggggctgagcctgaTGGAAGTGAAGGGCCCAgagtgcaggaggaggagggtcaAGGGCTTGAGACTCACCTGTTGTTGGCAGGAGCGGAAGGTGTCAGGAGAAGTGTGTGAGGAAGAGTGCCTCTTGGCTGGCTTTTATGCTGGTTCTGGATGGGCGGGACAGTCTTGTCCCATGGCCTTGGGGCATTTTGCATGCAGCACCTCTTTCCTGACCCATTGTGGTGAATGATGTGTTGGGAATTGTTTTCTTTGCCACATTTCTGCAATTCCATATCCTGGTCTTGAATCTGTGTCTCCATCTGACCTTGGCGGCAGCTTTTAAATGCGAGTAATAAAGAGCAAAATTTGATGATGATGTTGATGTTTTTCAGGGAGGGCTGACACCATGACCAAAGCTTTGGACAGTGAGGCGTCATCCATGAAGTCACTCCACAACACTGGTGTGCTGTGGTTTGTGGTTGTCTTTTGAAGACGGACCCTGTTCCCTCCCCTGTCTGTTAGGATGGTCTGGGATATACAGGTGTACTTGGGGTGACAGATCTGGACTTTTCATCATGTTTTCTGATTCCCCACCTTGGCTCCATGTCTCTAtgcctctcctttcctcttggAGATGGGAAGGTGATCCCTGTGATTTCGGGAGGTCTCCCATGCTCCCCAAAGTCTTGTGTTGGTTCATCCATAGCGCTCATCTTACCTGGGCCCAGAATGGTCACACTGTGGGGTCACAGACCTGGACTCTTagaaatggaaagggaaaagaagtgaAGGACAAAGAGAACATGACACATGAGGAGCAGGTGAAGGAACTGGGGATGTTCAATTTTCAGAGAAAGGTTGTCCTTCTTGCCCTCTGGAGCTACCTGGAAGAACATAATTTGACATTAGTCTTGTCTTCCTTTTATTCAGCCATCAGCGAAGAGGGAATGGAGTCAATTTGCTGCAAGGTAGATTGAGTTTGGAATTAGGGGAAATTTCTTCACATGAAGAGATTTCAGGCCCTGTACATGACTGCCCAGGACAGTTGAATAGTCACCATTTGTGAATGGATTTAGAAGCCCTGGAGATTTGGACTTTGGGAAGTTTCATGGTGGCCTTAGAAGTGATGGAggaacagttggacttgatgccATTTTACATGTAAGTCTTCTACACATGGAACATTTCTGAGATTGGTGGCATTCACAGATTAGTTTTGCAGTTGGACTGAATGTGAAGAgtcttttccagctgaaggGATTCCATGGGTGTTGGGGGCAGCTGAGCAAGGGAGGAGAGGATagatgggagcagcagcaggtgaggggTGAGCCAGGCCTTGGTGGTCTTGAGCTGTGGCAAGTGCCGATGGGTGAGGCCACTTGGAGGATTTCCCTTGAGGAAATGGTGCTTGGCTGAGCTGTgtgtctgctctgtgccagtgaCTCAGCCTGGGCATGAGgggagagctgtggctgctgttaAAGTCAACCCTTTTGTGAAGCCTTTGGTGCTCCTTCCCATTCTCGACTCCCGGGTTGCCTGAGGGTGCAGTGAGTGGCCAGAGAGTGGCTGAGAGGCTGGCCCAGAGGCTGGGGATCAGTGGCGTGAAGTCCAGATGGAGTCAAATCTCAAGGGAAGCAAGTCGAGAGCTGCATCCATGAGGCCAACCCTATTCAAGATCCTCAGCAACAATGGGGGCTGTGGACTGTGAAAGAAGGCGAGTAGACGACCAGCAAGGTCCTGGAAGGGTGGAGAAGGTTTCCTAGAGGagagctgagagagctgggattccCAGGGGCCAAGGATGGATGGGGGTGTCATGAGTGTGTATGAATCCCTGATGGCAAAGAATGAATCCAGGGAGCCCGGTTGTTCTCAGCAGTGAAGGAGAAAGAGGTTTGCAAATGAAACTGGATGCAAATAAATGGGCAAAGAAGGCAAGAAGTTTTCGTTGTGAGAGTGGTCAGAAAGTGTAAGAGGTGATGGGATCTCCCATCAACATCTCTGATGTCCTGGGAGATCCAAAACTGAGCTGTCCATTGTGCTGGAAATCCGGCTCTTGCTGACTCTGCTTGATCAGTGGGGTGGAAGCACTTGCAATCCAGAGCTTGTGCCCAAGTGAAtgatgttatttctttttttgtggtggAGATTCCAGTGTCTTGCTGGGAAGAGATTTTGTCAAGTGTGTGCTGGCATGGCGTGAGACTTCCAGTTTTATGCTCAGGAGGGGATTGGGCCAAATGCTTTGATGTATCAGGGAATGGGCTTGTGTCGTGTTTTAGAAGGTGGCCCCTGCTCAGTCCCTGCTTCCCATAACAGACTTGGTGGTTCCTGGTGGTGACCGATTTGCTAAGAAAGGTTTTGTTCCCCTTTTCCATCCACCCCAATGGCCAGTTCATTGCACAAAATGTGCCGGAAGAGGGTGGGAGAGTAttggaattaaaaacaaagagagtCATCTGAGGCTTTGATGCAAGAGAACTTTATTGAAGCAAAAGATTGAAAAGACCAAAGGAACAAGTGGAAGGGATTGTGTAAGGTGCAAGTTGGGCAACCATTAGGTGAGGTGCTTTGCTTGCAGGAGCTGTTGCCGGAGGATCAAATATGCTCTGTGAGGGCTGGTGCTGAGGGCCCTTAGCAGATGTAGCCATAGCCCCTTCTGCCATAGCAGCCCAGGCCTCCCAGGCCGTAGCCAAGGCCAAAGCCAAATCCACCAGAgatgggctgtccctgggcactgagttcagtgcccagagcagccgaGGAGGTGGATCCGACGGCGgtgttctgggggaaggaggtcatgatgggtcctggcagggtgaccagcacaggggaagggttGATGATGACGCTGGAGTTCTGGcattgcagggcacagggctcgttgcagctgttggccagTGGGGTGGGTCCGCAGGGTTGGCAGAGATTGTTGCAGGCCATGGCTGTGATGTGAAGGTTGCCTGGAAGAGAggggggtgacacagggcagAGACATGGTGAAGCAAGGGGCAAAATGTCAGAAGGGGAAGGGAGCATGGAGGCTGTTGTGGGGTTGTGGGGAGATGTGagggctgctgaggctggggctgagcgtGCTGGAAGAGAGGGTGCAGGgttgcaggaggaggagggttaGGGGCTTGAGGCTCACCTGGTTGTCTGCTGGAGGAGAAAGCGTGAGGAGAAGTGTGTGAGGGAGAGAGGCTCTTGGCCGGCTTTTATGCTGGTTCTGGAGGGGCGGGACAGTCTTGTCCCATGGCCTTGGGGCATTTTGCCGGGAGCTTCTCTCTGCTGACCCCGCTTGGTGAGTCACGAGGTGGAGATTGTTTTC belongs to Vidua macroura isolate BioBank_ID:100142 chromosome 1, ASM2450914v1, whole genome shotgun sequence and includes:
- the LOC128819272 gene encoding feather beta keratin-like, which produces MACNNLCQPCGPTPLANSCNEPCALQCQNSSVIINPSPVLVTLPGPIMTSFPQNTAVGSTSSAALGTELSAQGQPISGGFGFGLGYGLGGLGCYGRRGYGYIC
- the LOC128819329 gene encoding feather beta keratin-like, producing the protein MACNNLCQPCGPTPLANSCNEPCALQCQNSSVIINPSPVLVTLPGPIMTSFPQNTAVGSTSSAALGTELSAQGQPISGGFGFGLGYGLGGLGCYGRRGYGYIC